The DNA segment GCCGGTGAGAAGCACTTCGCCCTCTGCGGTCGCGTCGGTGATCCAGTCAATGTCGGCGAGGGACTGCGCTGTCAGATTGCCGTAGCGCTCTCGCATGCTCACGACGACCCAGCCGGCAGCCCGAAGCGCTTCAGGAACGACGTGATCACCCAGGCTGCGGTCAGTGAAGAACCGCACGCCCATGTCTTCCACGCTCAGGCGGCCGACAGCGCCAGTCGGGAAACGGTTTCGGTCGGAAGACTGAAGTCTGCAGCGACCTCCGCAATCGACTCCCCCGCCGAAATGCGGTCGATCACATCGCCCACCCGTACTCCGAAGTTTGACAACGTCGGTTGCCCGAAGTTGATGTGGGGATCGATCGTGATGTCCGCACCGTCGGCTCTCAGAATGCTGAGATGGGCAATAAAGCCGTCGCGGTAATCGACACGCTTGAGATGCTCACGAACGATCTCGCCGAAGCTGGCCTGGCCGTTCCGCAGCACGACGAGTCGGTTGTCGTCGAACATGCCGTCGTTTCGCCGGAGGTCCCACAGGATCTCCGCACCGTCGGTCTTCAGGCGGTCACTCGCCAGAGCGTGCTCGACACCGATCTCGGTTCGAAGGGTCTCGAGTGCCGGGCGGATGCGCGACACCGGCACACCCGCCCGCGTGAAGGCACGTACGATCCAGGCTTCCGCGAGACCGACGAACGGAACGGTGTAGCCGCGACCAGGGCGGGATGTTGTGATGAAGCTCGGCATTCTCGTGCCGGCCGGAGTCGAGTAGCCGGAAGCCCACGTGTTGAACGTCGACTGAGGCATGCCGATGAGTCGAGTTGCTTCCGTCTGGGTGTAGAGCGGCGTCAAGTAGAGCGTGTCCACAGTCAGCCTCCTCTCGCTCTCGAGTCAGGGTAATGGGTCGAAGTCGGGATCGACGGGAGACTCGGTGGAGTGTGGGGATCGCCTGTTCGACTGCTCGCGGCGGCGAGCGGTGCTCGCTGCCGGGTGCCGCCTGGCAGGTTCGATTTGTCCCCAGCGGCTCCCCCAAACGCTGCTTCGCAGCGCTCGGGGCCCCTCGCGCGCTGTGGGCCCACCTGCTCGCAGGTGCACCCTTCTCTGCCCGGGGAAATGAATTGAGGGGTTCTCTTTGAGAACCCCTCAATTCATTTGGTCGGGCTGACAGGATTTGAACCTGCGACCCCTTGACCCCCAGTCAAGTGCGCTACCAAGCTGCGCCACAGCCCGTGGCCGCGGTGAGACGCGGGCACGAAGAGAGAGTCTAGCGGGTTGGGGCGGTGGGGTGATGCACGTCGAGGGGCGGGGAGGGAGCATCCGGAGCGGTGATTGCTTTTTCAGGCATTGGCGCGCAAAATGGGGCTAATGAGTGAAAAAACAGGCGCGATGCTGACGCTCGACGAGTGGGAGGGTCGAGTGGGTGATGCCGTGCGCCGGCTGCGGATCGAGGCGGGGTACGACCAGGCGGGGCTCGCCGAGCGGGCGAACGTGTCGCGGTCGGCGGTGCAGGGGCTCGAGCAGGGGCGCGGGTCGCGGCTGCACACGCTGCTCGCGGTGCTGCGGGCGCTCGATCGCCTCGACGTGCTCGACGCGCTGCTGCCGCCCGAGGGGCCCACGCCGCTCGAGGCACTCGCGGCGGCACGGCGCGCGACGGCAGCACCGAAGCGTGCCCGACGAGTGGGAGGCTGAGCCGCGGTGTACCAGCCGGTCAGCGTCGTCGAAGTGCGCGTGTGGGGGCAGACCGTCGGCGCCATCAGCGAGGTCGGCGGGGCCTATGGCTTTCAGTACACGCCCGCGTGGCGGCGCGGCGGGGTCGAACTCAGCCCGCTGCTCATGCCGCTCGGCAGCCGCACGAGCGTGTTCCGGTTTCCGGGGCTCGGGCGCGAGACGTTCCAGGGCCTGCCGCCGATGATCGCCGACGCGCTGCCCGACCGCTTCGGCAACAGCATCATCGACGCCTGGCTCGCCGCCGACGGCATCGACCGCGCGCAGATCACGCCGCTCGACCGGCTCGCCTACCTCGGGTCGCGCGGCATGGGGGCGCTCGAATTCGTTCCCGACCGCAGCCCGGCGGCACCGGTGCCGACCGCGCTCGAGCTCGCATCCCTCATCGAAACAGCGCGCGCCGCCGTCAGCGGCACCCTCGATAACGACCGGCACTCGGCCGACGCGCTGCGGCAGATCATCTCGGTCGGCACGAGCGCCGGCGGAGCCCGCGCCAAAGCCGTCGTCACCATCGACGACGCCACCGGCGAGATCCGCCCCGGGCACGCCCTCCCCCGCCCCGGCGAAGGCTCGTGGCTGCTCAAGTTCGACGGCGTCGGTGCCGACCACCAGCTCGGCGAATCGCAGCAGTACACGCGCATCGAATACGCGTACTCGCTCATGGCGCGCGCCGCCGGCATCCGGATGCCCGAGACACGCCTGCTCGCCGAGAACGGCCGCGCGCACTTTCTGACGCGGCGCTTCGACCGCGTGCTGACGGCGCAGGGCGCCGAGCGCTGGCACCTGCAGTCGCTGTGCGGACTCGCGGCCGTCGACTTCACCCTGCGCGGCACCAACGACTATGCGCAGCTGTTCACCGCGGCCGCCGCGCTCGGCCTGAGCGACGACGACCGCACCGAGATCTTCCGGCGGATGGCGTTCAACGTCGCCGCCGCCAACCACGACGACCACAGCAAGAACCACGCCTTCCTGCTGCCGCCCGACGGCGACTGGCAGCTGAGCCCCGCCTACGACATCACCTACGCGCGCGACGCCGACAACATCTGGCTGCGGCAGCACCTCATGAGCGTGGGCGGCCGGTTCACCGACATCACGCGAGCAGACCTGCTCGCCGTCGCCGACCGCTTCGCCGTGCCGGGCGCGAAGGCCGCGCTGCGGCGAATCGATCAGGCGCTCGACGCGTGGGGGTCGTTCGCGGCCGAGGCGGGCGTGCGCGACGAGGTCGCCGCCGCGATCGGGCGCGAGTTCACGCGCGTCGGGTGACCGCCGGCGTTCGTCAGGAGGTCGGGGCAGCGCTGGCGGCGGGCGCGGCGTCGGGCGCGGCGGCGACCCGCCGCGGCCCGAACGTCGCCGTGATCGCCGCCGTCACGGCGAGCACCCCGGCCGCCACGAGCAGGGCCGTCGTGACGCCGTCGAGGAACGACTCTTTGGCCGCGGCGATGATGGGCTCGGCGGCGGCTCCGAACTCGGCGACCCGGGGAGATTGGGTGAAGGCGATCGACGACTCGATGGCCGAGGCGATCGTGGGCGGGAGGCCCGCGATCGCATCCTGCACCCCCGCCTTGTAGGTCTGGGTGAGGATGCTGCCCAGAACCGCGATGCCCAGTGCGCTCCCGAACTCGCGGGCGGTGTCGTTGACCGCCGACGCCACACCCTGCTTACCGGCGGGCAACGATCGCGTGATCGCCGTCGTCGAGGGAGCGCCCGAGAGCGCCATGCCGGTGGCGAAGAGCACGATGCCCGTGAAGAACACCGCGTAGTTCAGCTCGACCTCGAGGCGGCTGAAGACCACGAAGGCCGCGGCGATCAGCAGCAGGCCCACGGGCGCAACGCGGCGGTAGCCGAAGTGCTCGGCCAGGCGCGGCGAGAACCGCGCGAGCGGGATGAGGATGAACGGCAT comes from the Microcella frigidaquae genome and includes:
- a CDS encoding DUF433 domain-containing protein — its product is MDTLYLTPLYTQTEATRLIGMPQSTFNTWASGYSTPAGTRMPSFITTSRPGRGYTVPFVGLAEAWIVRAFTRAGVPVSRIRPALETLRTEIGVEHALASDRLKTDGAEILWDLRRNDGMFDDNRLVVLRNGQASFGEIVREHLKRVDYRDGFIAHLSILRADGADITIDPHINFGQPTLSNFGVRVGDVIDRISAGESIAEVAADFSLPTETVSRLALSAA
- a CDS encoding helix-turn-helix transcriptional regulator, whose translation is MSEKTGAMLTLDEWEGRVGDAVRRLRIEAGYDQAGLAERANVSRSAVQGLEQGRGSRLHTLLAVLRALDRLDVLDALLPPEGPTPLEALAAARRATAAPKRARRVGG
- a CDS encoding HipA domain-containing protein, with the protein product MYQPVSVVEVRVWGQTVGAISEVGGAYGFQYTPAWRRGGVELSPLLMPLGSRTSVFRFPGLGRETFQGLPPMIADALPDRFGNSIIDAWLAADGIDRAQITPLDRLAYLGSRGMGALEFVPDRSPAAPVPTALELASLIETARAAVSGTLDNDRHSADALRQIISVGTSAGGARAKAVVTIDDATGEIRPGHALPRPGEGSWLLKFDGVGADHQLGESQQYTRIEYAYSLMARAAGIRMPETRLLAENGRAHFLTRRFDRVLTAQGAERWHLQSLCGLAAVDFTLRGTNDYAQLFTAAAALGLSDDDRTEIFRRMAFNVAAANHDDHSKNHAFLLPPDGDWQLSPAYDITYARDADNIWLRQHLMSVGGRFTDITRADLLAVADRFAVPGAKAALRRIDQALDAWGSFAAEAGVRDEVAAAIGREFTRVG